The following proteins are encoded in a genomic region of Poecilia reticulata strain Guanapo linkage group LG11, Guppy_female_1.0+MT, whole genome shotgun sequence:
- the smim12 gene encoding small integral membrane protein 12, whose product MWPVVWTAMRTYAPYVTFPVAFVVGAVGYHLEWFIRGTPKPREEEKSILELREERKLQEQVGTDGTQVLSLKEKLEFTPKAALNRNRSEKS is encoded by the coding sequence ATGTGGCCCGTAGTATGGACTGCGATGCGGACCTACGCTCCATACGTCACCTTCCCTGTCGCTTTCGTGGTCGGCGCTGTGGGCTACCACCTGGAGTGGTTCATCAGAGGCACTCCCAAACCTCGGGAGGAAGAGAAGAGCATCTTGGAACTGAGGGAGGAAAGAAAGCTGCAGGAACAGGTGGGAACAGACGGCACTCAGGTGCTTAGCCTTAAAGAGAAACTGGAGTTCACGCCTAAAGCTGCTCTCAACAGGAACAGATCTGAGAAGAGCTAA